AGCCTCTCAGGGACGTCCCGGGAGAGGGAAGAGGTCCAAAGGTCGCGTCAGAGGGCTGACCGCACAGCCCCTTCCCAAGGCCGAGGGGGCGGCAGGGCGCAAGGTTTGCGCAAGACACCCTCGGATCGGAGGCAGGGGTTCCGCACCCTCGCTCCTCCCCTGCCAAAGTGTACAACCCAGCCCTATGGGGAAGCTGCAAGGAACCTGCAAGCTTCCCAGGTCCTGCGGAGACCCCAAGAAAAGGTACCCCCAAAACACCCTCTGCTGCAAAATTAGAAATACCTCCCTCGCACATGCGCACTGCGACTCACTAGCGGCCCAGGAACCCAACGCGCGCGCACTGCGCCTGCGTCGCCCGGCTCTTCCCTTCGGGGCACAGGACAAgaaagctggggggggggggggtcgcgTGGTTCcgccaaaaacaaaaatgaatggcTCTGCGTCGGCCCCTCGGTCTCCGTTTCCTCGACTCCTACCTCGTAGTGCTTCATGGCTCCGTCAAACAGCGGCCACGGCTCCTGCTGCCGACCTGCGCGCAACAAGGTACCAAAGATCCTCCAGCGCTCGCGACGGCCGCGCGAGACTACCCGCGGCTCCACGcctgccccgcccctccctgccgCGCTCGCCCACCAGCCAATCAGCAGGCGCGGCGCCTACCTTCGCCCCGCCCCGCGGGGCAGTCTGAGCAAGGACTAGCCGCTCTCATCACGGGCCTGGCCAATCAGCTCGGGGGATCCACGCAGGGGGCGGAGTGCGGGCAGAAGGAGCTCGGCCACCCACCAATCAGAAATGGGCCTGCGAGCCGCGCGCCCCATGCCCCGCCCTTGGCGGCGTCGCTGTGGAAACCGAAGGAAGCGACGGTTACAGCAAAGCGCGGGGCGGGAGCCGAGAACTGAGCGACAGGCCGGGCAGCGCCGCATGGCGGGCGGCGCGGCGGGCTGAATTCCGAGGTGGTCGCCCCGAGACCCCGGGGAGCAGCGGgacggggcagggctggggccgtGGGCCGGGCCGCCTGCAAGGAGAGGCCTCTCCGGCGAGGGGACCCCTGTCCGTCATGAATAGGAGGAAAGCGGGGTAAATGGCTGTCGAAAAGCCCGCTAGGACCCTACCGGCCACCGGAGCCCTGGCCCCGTTCTGGGCATGTCCTCGCAGCCCGAGTCCGTGCAAGCCCCGCCTCACCCGGCCCGGCCCTCCGGGCAGGGAGCCCACGTGTGTCTCCACCTGCGCTGTCCAGTGTGGTCACCGCTGGCCACATCTGGCTAGTGAGCCCTTGAAAGGTGgctggtccaaactgagatgtgctgtcaGTGTAAATACACACCGATTCCAAAGACGTAGTAGCAAAAGGAGACTGTAAAAAGAATCTCATTAATAACCTTTTATGTTGATTATACATggaaatggtaatattttggatatgttgaattaaaatacattattaaaattaagttccCCTGTTTCTTGTTGTGTGTGTGAGGccaattggccctgagctaacatctgtgccagtcttcctctattttgtacatgggtcgccaccacagcgtggcttgatgagtggtgtgtaggtccacgcctgggatcggaacccacaaaccctaggccaccaaagtggagcctgcaaacttaaccactgccaccaagccagcccctctttctacttttttaatgAGCTATTGGCACATTGAAAATCACAGGCACGGCCTGCATTTGTGGCTGCCCATTGTGCTTCTCACACTGGCTCTACTGGACGGTGCTGGTCTAGGGTCATGCCAGGCTTTCACTCCCTTGATCGTTTGTCTTGGGGAGAGTAAGGGGGGGCGAGGGGGccactgaacacacacacacacacacacacacacggactcATGCACACCCTCAAGATTTTGGGACAGGCTAAGGAGTGGGCAGCACCTGGCACACTCCTCtagcttctctcctttctcctggtTGCAGACCCTCCCTGCCCTGGAGACTTCATCTACTATTTACCCTCCGGAACTCAGAGGCCTGGCCTCGGGGACATGGTGAAACGTCCTCAAAAGTAGATCACTGATTCATAGGGGAGCAGGGTGGGGCAAGGTGAGTCAGTGCCTAGCACTTAGTCATTCAGGTTCTGGAAACTTCTGAAGCTACAGCTTTGCCGACTCCTATTTCCAAGCAAAGGAAGTCAAGGCTGTGGTCTTCAGAGACTCGCTATCTTTCTCACCAGGCTCATCTGGGCAAAACAGATGAAAACATAAAGGCATTTTATAACTGTGCTTTCAAAAGCACACATCTTCCTTGTTGGCAGTTGTGGGCTCACAGTGTCTTGAGAGCCTTTGTGTCCTGACAGGCCGCATCCCCCACCGTCATTGAGGAGGACAAGGGGAGTACTCACTCAGAGGCTGCAAGTTAAAATCCTACCAGATTGAGGTACTTGAGGTATCTAATTGTGAGGTGCTGAAGGAGCAGGGTTGAGCCCCCAAAATCTAGCCATGTTTTGCTACTTTGCCAGTTCTGCCAATTTGAGCTTCTCCAGTGTGGCCTGAGTGGGTGTGTCTTTGGATCACTGGGTTCCAACTGGGCGAGGTGTGTGGTGTCCAAATACATGTTGAGAGAGAGTCCACGCACACTCCTACAGACTCGGAACATTCTGGAATTTCCCTTTCAACACTGCTTTTCTGAGCCACACACTCACTTGACAGCACAGGCTCATTTTGTGAACCTACTATGCTGTGTGCCAGCCTCCTCACCCACGAGGAGCTCACAGAAAGGCAGGGTCCAGCCTCAAGAGGAAGATCCTCTTTGTTTTTAATGCATATTGCAAGTGCTAGGATCCCTGTTGGCCTCGTCTGCTGGCAGACCTCAAGTCCACCCTTGAAATGAGACTGGCCACTCTGCTCAAGCCACTCCAGACCCCATAGCGCTGCTCTGCCTGTGCCTGCTGGTAGGGCCAGCCAGATGCTGCCTGTGTCCTCAGCATCCAGCAAAGCAGGGGACTCATAACAGTGACAAGCAGATGCTGTGTGGTGTTTGCTGAACTAGCTGGGGCAAGCCCCGTAAGGCGATTTCCAAAGGGGAAATTTCAGAAAGGTCTTGCGCTGTGGCAGTGCTGAAGGATGAGGGAGCTTCCTCGGGTCTCAGATTGGGGGGAACCAGCAGGCACTTGGACATCAAAGATCTGGTGTGTTTGGTGTGTCCGCCTCACAGGCTCCTTTTGTATCGCCCACATTTAAGGTAGGAGCTCGGTTTTCCCGGAACCTGGCTTGACTTGTTTTTGGTGTGTGGTTGTGATCGAGCTAGTTCAGAGCAGTGTGGGGGGAGGCGAAGCCAAGAGCAGGCAAGACTGGGCTGGTCAGCAACTTTCCGCTGTGTCAGGAGCCCCAGAGAGAGGTTTCCCAAGCCCTATCCTGTCTTgactttccttattttgttttaattccatggatgtttattttttctttctttgtatttttattgagttataatttacatagagtaaaattcacctttttctAGTGTACAGTGCTGAATACATACTGTCGTGTAACCACTGCCACAGGCAAGCTATAGAACATTTCCGTCATCCAAACAAATTCCCCTGTGCCCCTCAGCAGCAGACGGCAGCCCCTGGCCGCCACTGCTCCACTTTCTGCACCGATacttttgcattttccagaaggTCCTATAAAACGAAATCACACAGTAAAGAgcctttgagtctggcttctttcgctaaCATAATGCACTTGAGGTTCACGTATGTTGTTTCCTCTATCTGTAGCTCATTCCCTTTTGAtggctgaatagtgttccatCACAGGGCTGCATCACAGCCTGTCCATTCGCCCCGTGAACGTTTGACTGGCTGTTGGTAATTACAGATAAAGCCTCGACAAACGTTCACTCTTGGGTTTTTACATGAACATGGGTTTTTATTTCACATGAGTATTCTACCAGGGGTGGGATCGCTGGCTCATCTGGCTGTAGTGCTTTTGAAGCTCTTTTTGATGAAGAGAAGAAGAGTTGAAAAGGGTGTGatgcattttttttaactaaggcTTTAGCATTATCTGAATCACGTCTTACGCAAGCTGAGTGCTTACCATAAGTGTGCTAAAGACCTTACACTTTAGCATTGTACTCACTGAGTGATCTCAGGCGAGTCACATGAcctctcagaacctcagtttccccacctgtaaagtGGAGGTGACAGTGGGCCAATTTCATAGGATTATTGCgaagagtaaatgagttaatacacatgGAGTGCTTGGAAAtggcttggcacacagtagggcctCATCGGTGTTGGCTGTTGTTGTAATGTTCATTTCCTGGCCCCTGTCGATTTCATCTGGCAACCCTGGGAGGTAAGATCTCCTCGGGTCTCCACTTTATGGAGGACATGCCCAGTGCTCTGAGAAATCAAGCGAGTTGTGCAAGATCACGCAGACAGTAAACGAGCAAGCAGTGGGTCTGGATTCCAGCTGCTGCCAATGGACTCCAGCCTCGCCTGCTTGGTTCCTGTGTCAGCCGGGGTTCCAGCAAAGACACAGCACCAGTAGGATGTGTGTGCTAGTGAGTGTGCGTGGGTTAGGAGGTTTGTTTCAAGGTGCTGGCTTGCGCGATCGTGGGGCTGGCTCGGCAGATCAGAAACCTGCAGGGCGGCCCACAGGCTGGAGGCTCTTGCCAGGAGCTGAGGCTTCTTCCTCAGGGAACCTCAGTGTTTGCTTTTCAGGCCTGTCACttgattggacgaggcccacccacattatgtaGGGTCACCTCCTGTACTCAAAGCCAACAACTGTAGGTGTTGACTACATCTACCAAATATCTTCACAGCAGCACTTAGGTTAGTGTTTAACAGAACCTCTGGGTGTTATAGCCCAGCCAAGCTGATGCATGATATAAACATCACATCTTCTCCGACTCGGGGCTCAAGACTTGCTGAGGTTTCTGCCGAAGCCACTTTTCCAGTAACAATCCGAAGCACCCAGTGAGGGTCCAGATCAAGGAAGCCTAGCCTTATAGGGAAGTGTCTGGTGTTGCTTTTTGGGGGGTGCTGGGGGATGGTTAAATAGTTAAAACTTCCTGAACATGACCCAGGCTTGCTCAAGGAATGGTGTGGAGTCCTCATGGAGTTCCCCCCATGAGGTTGCCCCCAGACAACCAATGGCCCCCAGAGCCATGGGAAGACTTTGGAGGCTGCCACATTTATAATTCTAAATTAACTTTAGAGTATAAAATACTAGTGCCTAAGGGTGAAGAAGTACACCAGCTCTGAGATTTTCCCCATGATGATGACTCTCCCGCTATgtatttaaggtttttttttctttttgatgaggaagattggccctgagctaagacctacgccagtcttcctctatcttgtatgtgggtcgctgccacagtgtggccatCGACAAGtagcataggtctgcacccgggatctgaacccatgaaccccgactgccgaagcagagcgtgccaaacttaactactagaccaccgggctggcccctctatttatgtaactttttaaaaattgaattctcttcctccctggcTGGTTCAGGCCCcctgctgtgcagtgcctgggaCTCCCTGCCCAGACCCATCCTCCCAGGTCGGCCAGTGTGTGTCCTGGTTCAGAGTCCTTGCTGATACGGTTTCCCTGGCGTCAGCGAGTGGCCAGCAGGGGAAGGCcacattcttctttctcaggagtcCCAGCCGGCACCAGGGCAGCGGTCACCAGAAGCTATGGTgcaggggtcagcccggtggtgcagcggttaagtttgcacattctgctttggcagcctggggatcgacggtttggatcccaggtgtggatatggcaccgcttggcaagccattctgtggtaggcgtcccacatataaagtagaggaagatgggcacagatgtgagctcagggccagtcttccccagcaaaaagagaaggactggcagcagatgttagctcagggctcatcttcctcaaaaaaataagaagcCATAGTGCAGTGGCGCTGCCTGGAGGGGGTGGCTCAACAGCCCACCACTCATGACAGTTGGTCACCCCTGTGGCAACGCTCCCTCTGGGCCAGGCCTGTCCTGGGTACTCCACCAATGCTGATTCACATCAGCTTCAAAGCCCTGTGAGTGGGTACTACTGCTGCCCGCCTTGTACAGGTGCGGACGCTGGGGCCcagcccgaggtcacacagccagcaagagCAAGAACTCGGCAGGGAGCCCCGACCTCCCaagcagctcctccaggaagctcgCCCCTCGGCCGCCTCCCCGCCTCCACATTCCCCGTGCCCTGCTAGGCGCTGCCCCTGTCTGAGCCCCCTCACCCGACCGCCAGCCCTGTCCTGGACCACAGGCACCCCAGACCCTCAGAGCCAAACAGATCATGTCACCCACAGGCGAGGCAACAGAGGCCCCGAGAGGTGTTTGACACCCATGTCCCCCAAATCATAAAGGTActaggagaggaagagaagaagcctACTAAAAACAACCAGAAATATTCGCGAAGCGTTCACTGCGACTGggctccaggcactggggacccAGCACTGACAGcacccaggccccgccccggTGGGCCCACAAGCTGGGAGGGAGGTGACACTTGGCACGAACGCCAAGGAACAGGATCGTTTCAGCTTCCAGCGGCCGCTGTACCGGAGAAAGCAGTAAAGCGGCAGGCGTGAAGAGCGGGGCCGGGAAGGCGTCTCCGGGCCGGGTCCTCGGCGCGCCGGCGGGGCCCTGCATGGTGAGGGCAGGGGCGGGCCGGGAGCTCCCAGCCGCATCCCCCACACCGGAAGAAGACGGAACGAGGAAGCGGGCAGGGCGGGGCTAGGCGGCCGGCCAGAATGGGCCGCCGGGACCCACAGGAGGGGAGACCTGGCGGCGGCCCTACGGACGGGGGGGCGTTCCCGCGGCGCGCGTCCTCCTGCAGGAACCcccgcgggggcggggcgcgcggcgGGCCGGGTATTCCGGGCCAGGAAGCAAGATCGCGATTGGCTCCCGGCGGGGGTGGGCGGGGCCTCCGCAGCCTGGTGCGCACACCGCCGGGAGGCgttggcgggggcggggcggggggcggtgcAGCGCGCGGGCTGCCGTTGgcggcgcggccccgccccggATGCCGCGCGTCGCGGCCGGGGCGGCGGCGATTGGTGGGTGCGGCGCGGGGGCGGAGCGGAAGGTTCTGGAGGGGGCCGGCGGGCTCTGGAAGCTTCCGCCGGACGGGTATATAGAGtcgggcgggcggcggcggggcggcggccgCGGGCCATGGGCAAAGACTACTATCAGACGCTGGGCCTGGCCCGCGGCGCGTCGGACGAGGAGATCAAGCGGGCCTACCGCCGTCAGGCGCTGCGCTACCACCCCGACAAGAACAAGGAACCGGGCGCCGAGGAGCGCTTCAAGGAGGTGGCCGAGGCCTACGACGTGCTCAGCGACCCGCGCAAGCGCGACATTTTCGACCGCTTCGGCGAGGAGGGTGCGTGCGCAGCCGCCGCCGGTTGACGCGAGGCAGGGCGGCCCGGCCCGGCCGGCGCGCGGTGGAGGGGGGGGCCCGGCCGCGGCTGCGGAAGCTCCCGGGGCGGGGCTCGCGGGGCGGGGACTCactgggcgggggcggggctgcggGCCGGGTGGGGGTCGCGCGGGCGGGGGGACGCGGGGACGTGGTCAGGTCGGCGGTCTCCGCTTGCACTCCCagccccgtcccctccctgggGTCGCCAAGGGGCGTGCTGTCCCGGAGGCGCCCGGCCTCCTGCGGTCGCGGGCGCGGGGCCCGGGGCGCGGGGCCCGGGGCGGCCAGGCCGGCGGCTCACGGCGTCGTCCCCGCCTCCAGGCCTGAAGGGCGGCGGCCCcagcggcgggggcggcggcggcgcgaaCGGCTCGTCCTTCAGCTATACGTTCCATGGGGACCCGCACGCCATGTTCGCCGAGTTCTTCGGCGGCCGAAACCCGTTCGACACGTTCTTCGGGCAGCGCAACGGCGAGGAGGGCATGGACGTGGACGACCCGCTCTTCCCCGGCTTCCCCATGGGCGTAGGCGGCTTCCCCACCGTGAACTTCggccgcccccggcccgccccgGAGCCCGCGCGCAGGAAGCAGGACCCGCCGGTCACGCACGACCTGCGCGTGTCGCTGGAGGAGATCTACAGCGGCTGCACCAAGAAGATGAAAATCTCGCACAAGCGGCTCGGCCCCGACGGCAAGAGCGTGCGCAACGAGGACAAGATCCTCACCATCGAGGTGAAGCGCGGCTGGAAGGAGGGCACCAAGATCACTTTCCCCAAAGAGGGCGACCAGACCTCCAGCAACATTCCTGCCGACATTGTCTTCGTGCTCAAGGACAAGCCGCACAATGTCTTCAAGAGGGACGGCTCTGACGTCATTTACCCGGCTCGGATCTCTCTCCGGGAGGTAGGCGCGGGCGGTGGGGAGGCGGGCCAGGGGGCGGGCCGGGGTCTCCCGGGCACTTGTCGGGGCGCTGGGCGTGGACCTGGGGGCGGGCCTGGGGTGCCTGCGTCTGTCGTCTGCCTGACACTGTTCCTCCTCTTAGGCTCTCTGCGGCTGCACGGTGAACGTGCCCACCCTGGACGGCAGGACCATCCCGGTCGTGTTCAAAGACGTCATCCGGCCCGGCATGCGACGTAAGGTCCCCGGAGAAGGCCTCCCGCTGCCCAAGACGCCCGACAAACGCGGAGACCTCGTCATCGAGTTCGAGGTGGTGTTCCCCGAGAGAATCCCGCAGACGTCGAGAACCGTGCTGGAGCAGGTGCTGCCGGTCTAGCCCCAGGTCCCGACGCGGAGCTCATGGATTTGCGGACGGTGGCCCCGTGGTGGCCCCGTGTGAGGGCGGGAGGGCCCGGGGAGGGCTCCCGCGCTGCTGAATGTTCCCACAGAATATATTACAATCTTTCAAAGTCGAGCGCCAGACTTAAGTGGTTCTTCCAGCTGTAGGGCAGCCGGTGGTGGGGATGGCAGTGAAGACCCTGCAGTCTGTCCCGCCGGGTCCTGAGCCGCCTCCTCCAGGCTCTCCCAGGGGCCAGAGGCAGACCGGCCGCTGGACTCGATCCCTTTGCGGTCCTTTGCTTGCGGCCCTTCGGGGGCGTCCACCTGCCGTCTCTGTCACCAGACCCGCCCGCTCCTCGGCTTCTGCGGTGGGATTGGTGCGTTTGGTTCTGTTTGTTCCCCCGTCTTGCTCATGCACTGAAGAATGTCGTCTCCTGTTTTGTCGTCTCGAGTTGGGAAACCTCGAGTGTGCGCAGAGCTGCCTGCCCGGCGCCGCCCGGAGCAATACCTCCATCCTTGCCGGCCCCAGGCTGGGTGCGCTCAGGGTCCCGCCCTTCTCCTGGCGATGAGGCGGTGAGGCATGCCCGGGGCTCAGCAGTGGCCCCGGGACTTTCTCTAGTGGACTTTGGACTCATTCAGAGGGATCTGATCCTTTTGAATTTGGCACAGCCCTAAATATCCCTTTTGATAAAAGGGTCTTTGCTCCTGATTACAGGAGCACCGTAGAACGTctgtaaatatgtttttataattcTGTGTAAAATTGGTGTGCACTCAAGAGAAACCAGTCCCGGTAGCTGCTTCCTGCATAGGGCCATGATGGAGTCCAGAAGgaacgggggtggggggcgggggggggcgcgCCTGTGCCCTGCAGGCTAGTCTGGTGCTCAGACCTTGAGATTCGTTGTAAGTTGCCACTGCCAACGTGAGCGCGAAGCGTGTGACTTGTCAATGTGCAGCGCCGCAGCATTAAAGACTGATGCCAAACCTTGGGCCGGCGGTCCTGCGACTCTGTTTGAGGGCTCTGCtggcggggcggcggcgggcggcggggctgCCTTCCTGAGTGGGGGTGGGCTGGAGAGGCCCTTGTAGTCAACCGGTCTTTTGTGGAGGTCAAGGCCGGAGTTCAAGCAGTTCCCCTGCCGCCTTCCAGGGCCTGTCGCTGGGCGTGGGGCGCACGGTCTGCCGTGTCCCCCGCCGCCCCCTCCTTGCTGGAACAGGCTGGTGTCAGGCAGGCTGGCCGAGCCGGACTGGGATTCCTGCCCGGGGCCTCGCCCAGGGTAAGGCCCATTTCCTGCTCCTGCTCTGTGTGCAGCCGCAGGAGCTTTTACTTTGTAGGTTTTTTTAAGGAACTGGTTTTATTATAAAGTGAGTAATTACACGGTTTGAAAACAATGTATTGCTGCTTAGCTACAAAAAGTCTTCGAGTAAAAACTTCAGTAACACCATATTTAAGGTCAACCTAGGAGTGGCTTTCCCTTCCCACTGAAACCATGTAACCGGTGAAAATAGTGTGGGGCCAGCGCTGTCCCGGAGTTTTCTGCAGTAACGGGAAtgttctctgtttttaaaatggaaactgtTTTAGAgtcaaataaaactaaaaacttggTTACTTGGTCAttccagccacatttcaagtgctcagcagctacatgtggctagtggcaaAGAGTGGACAGTGCAGTTTAAGCCATGGCTTCTCCCCCAAATGTAAGACCCGAGTTTCCTTAGAAGAGCAGcctcaaggggccggcccggtggtgcagtggttaagtgcgcacattccgcttcagcggcccagggttccctggttgggacatggcactgcttgtcaagccatgctgtggcaggcgtcccacatagaaaatagagaaagatgggcacggatgttagctcagagccagtcttcctcagcaaaaagaggaggattggcggcagatgttagctcagggctaatcgtcctcaaaaaaaaaaaaaatttccttccaATGAGGGATGTCATGGGCGAAGCCAATTGTCACATAGCAGATAGGAGAATGTTTCGCTGTGTAACCTGTGTCTACTTCTTGGGGTCATTAGGAGAGTTAAATGGCCTGGCTCATGGCAAGCTCTGTTTAAGCACTGTCGCCATCCCAGCCCCATCCAGCAGAACTATGCACATGCACGCGCAACTTTGAATTTTCTCATAGTCacattcaaataataaaaaggtgaaattaatttgaatACACTTTATTTAGCCCAATACATCAACATTACTATTACTGTGACATGGAATCAGTATAAAATGAGTTAACAAGATGTGATATACCCTTCTGTTTGTACTAAGTCTTAGAAAGCCGGTGTGCTTTCCACTGACCGGACAGCTCAGTTTGCATTAGCCACACTTCAAGTGCTCAGGAGCCATGTGTGGAGAGTGGAGAGTTCACGTTGGATCAGATGGGACAGTGCAGATCTAGAGTCTGAGGAACACATGCAAATCAACAAGAACAAGACAGCAACCCCCAGCGAGACATAGGCAGAGTCTGAACGGGcgtttacagaagaggaagacCCGCAGGCCATCAAGCCAAGGAAGAGATGCACAAAGTGATTAGAAATCAGAGAAACGTAAAGTAAAGCAATAGGATGTCACTTGACAGTGAGTCAGAGTGGCAAAAATTAGAAGCTGGATAATACCAGTGGCTGGCGGAGATATGGGGACGTGGGACTCTCCCCCACTGTCAGTGGGTGTGATGGGGGCAGCTGCTCTGGGGGCCACGTAGTAGTTGAGTTCGCCCTGTGCCCCAGCACCTCTGCAGCCAGGTCTCTCTTCTGTGGAGGCTCTCCCCAGGTCCCTAAGGGGGCATATCCGTGGCTGTTCACTGTGGTGTGGTGAGCTGGAGGCTGCCTGGTGTCCGTCCCTGGGGAACAGAGGACTCAGACGGAAGGGGTGCATTCCGTGGGGCACCAAGGCTCagttagaagaaaacagattcAAGACATTAGCAATACAGATGGATCTTCACTTCCTAGTGTGAAACAAACGAGTAAACAAGCAATACAGTGCTGAGTGTGAAAAAAGTAAGAGACCAAATACAACataacacacacataaaacaatgCACATTTTCAGAGAAAGACACAAACTGGTGCATGTTAAACCCACTGGAGGGCTGCctctggggatgggagggaaaAGGGGGTATTTCATTCCAATGTCTATACTGCAATTTTCAAAGCTGTAGGAAACTTACAAGAATAGTGAAATGAACACCCAGATGCCTCTCTCCTGGGTTCAGTGGCAATTGTTATTATTCTGCCCTGTTTGCTCTCTTTCCATCTCCCTATATACTAATACTAATGTATACCACATTTCAATATAGTATATAAAATGTTGCatacatttatcatttttttctgagcCATTTGACAGTCGCAGGCCTCATAAACTTAGCACCAAAGAATTCAGCGTGTGTCTCTTAAGAACAAGAACATCCTCTGGTCTCACCACAGCACAGCGCTCACACTCAGAGAGTTTGACATGGCTATGATGTCATTGTATAATATCCACTCCACATTCACATATCCCCGATTTGCCCAAGAATATCCTTCATAGACTGTTCtatctttttttgaaatttttatcgAGGATCCAATCAAGGATCATACATTGATTTTGGTTGTCATCTCTCTTTTGTCTCCTCCAATCTAGAATTGTTCCCCAGccttttgtttattcactcatttagtTAACGGACAGATTTTGCCGTTCATGACGTAGACCTGTTTGAAGAGTCCAGGTCAGCTTGCTTTTTGCAGAACATCCTCAGTCGGGATGTGTGTGGTTGTCTCGTCAGGTTACACACTTTGGGCAGGACCAAGTACTTCACAGGTGTTGCTGCGTCCTTCTCAGTAAATCACGGCAGGGGGCGTGCGAGGACGGCCTTCCCATCACGGGTGAGTCGGCTGTAATCCCTTGGTTAAGGCGCTGACCTCCACGTTTATCCCCtgtgcctttttctcttttccccattgtaaGGAACAAGCACTCTAAGGGCTGGTCCTGAGCCTACTGAATACCCATTCCCCATGGACGAGCCCGCCTGCATCACTGATGCCTCAGTTTTCAGGCATGCCTCTTGAGCTATAAAATTGGGGAGGAGGTGCCTGGCACTGCTCTGTGCCCTTGGGCACCCCCCTCATCCCTGCCTGGGCACTTCCTCCTCAGTCCACAGGTGGATTCCGGCTCAAGATTCTGCTGCCCTGCAGCCCCACCTACTG
The Equus caballus isolate H_3958 breed thoroughbred chromosome 7, TB-T2T, whole genome shotgun sequence genome window above contains:
- the DNAJB1 gene encoding dnaJ homolog subfamily B member 1 encodes the protein MGKDYYQTLGLARGASDEEIKRAYRRQALRYHPDKNKEPGAEERFKEVAEAYDVLSDPRKRDIFDRFGEEGLKGGGPSGGGGGGANGSSFSYTFHGDPHAMFAEFFGGRNPFDTFFGQRNGEEGMDVDDPLFPGFPMGVGGFPTVNFGRPRPAPEPARRKQDPPVTHDLRVSLEEIYSGCTKKMKISHKRLGPDGKSVRNEDKILTIEVKRGWKEGTKITFPKEGDQTSSNIPADIVFVLKDKPHNVFKRDGSDVIYPARISLREALCGCTVNVPTLDGRTIPVVFKDVIRPGMRRKVPGEGLPLPKTPDKRGDLVIEFEVVFPERIPQTSRTVLEQVLPV